In the genome of Pangasianodon hypophthalmus isolate fPanHyp1 chromosome 24, fPanHyp1.pri, whole genome shotgun sequence, the window gtgtgttgacGTACCGCGTCGCCGTCACGCCTCTCGATTACCTGATGGCGCACGTGAGGGTGGCTCTCTCCAGCGGCTCTCTGATCGCCCTCGTCCTCAGTATCCTTCCAACACCAAACCTCCACCTTACTGTGTGACCTTTCTGTGAAGGACGTTAAAGTTAGTAAAGTTAGTAAAGTTACACTCGCGTCTTACGCAGCAGCTttaacaccttcacacactgaaGCTTCAGgaactggaaattaaaaaacaaaacaaaacagtaaatgCTGAAGTTAGCAGAATGTTCAGCTCTTACTGCTATAACaggttataaataaaacatcatataATATGACACAGTATAATATAtcgtaaataaaatatatcatttaaatcattattattataattatcattgccttatatataattataaagcaataatataacataataaagaaatataataaaatataatttacatataataaagaaatataatttagaAATTGTcgttacataaatatttaaatttttataaatgaataaaataaaaaggcaagcaataataattttaataaatgaaataaatgacaaaaattcaGACATAACTGcaaaattgaataataaatattaaaacataaaaattacaacaataataaaatatgaaaatgttgaaattattatattaaaacgTAAAAAGGtaagatatatgtatatatataaaattaaaaaattaaaaaataatttatcattGCTTTCCCTAACCGCTTGTGTCAGGCGGCGCCTTCTTCATCCACGAGAGCTTCGTCCTGCAGCACGCCGCCGCCATCTGCGAGTGGGTCTTCACCgtcctcatcctcatcttctACGGCACGTTCACCTACGAGTTCGGCTCCGTCACCAGAGACACCCTGATGGCCGGCCTGCAGAGGAACCTCCCCCtcgggggcggagcttccagggAGCTGAAGACTCCAGGCAGGAGCAGCACCACGTCTACACAGCTGAACTGCATGCCGGAGAACATAGCTATGCTTTaactaaaccacacacacacacacacacacacacacacacacacacacacacacacacacactgctgccttTAACTAAGTTCTCTAAGTCCCAGAATTCCCCTGCACTGCACAGTTTATTGGtatctttgctttttttttcccttcaataaaaacaccacaaatATTGACACTCGTGATACTAACAAACAAcgctggaagccccgcccccttcctcgATCTTAGTTAATCGCACATCTTGAATATTTCTTCCTTGACAGATTAGCGGACACAGCgttctcgctttctgtcacggtTAGCTAGTGGGAACCGGCGAGAACAAATTAGAGAGAAACTCAACGTATGTCGTTAACATTAGACGTGTATAAAGTTAACATCAgctaacaacttttttttttttcgtttaaaGAGATGAACACTGCATTTCAGCCACTGAAAATTTTGAGCGGAACACTACAAGTGAAATCTTTGACCACTTTTTGGCTGGAAATTTTCGGTGGCTGGATTTTCGGTGCGTTCCTAATaaacaacatatttaaatatatatagctacttatttaaatatatacttaatTAAAAGAAGGGCTAAAAATTTTGACCCGCTGTTGGTCTCCAGCGTCGGTCAGCGCATGTGGAACCATTGCACGGTTTCTGCGAAGTACATTAGACAAGCGATCTGTAAAAGAACgatatcaaaaaaaaattactgtaccatttttttttaaactgcatttgttttgtttttttaaactctgcAATTTTTGTAACTAAAAGTTAGTCAGTGATGTCGCACCTCTTTATTCTACACTTGTAGCTCTTTTACTACTAGAGTTTATTAATTAGAAAGTTGAACTACTGACTCtcccactgaaggaggtgtggctttaaTCAGGCCACGCCCCTAACGTTTATGGATGCAGTTGAATGTTCTGTAACTCGTAAACAGTGCAGTGCAGGCGAAAATCCCTCCACACGTCCACTGTTCACGTGCGTCCTGCCGTTTTACACTCCTGATTTGCCTTCACGCTCCACAGAGAGGAACGATACACGAGTCCAAGAGGAAACATGACTCATGGTGCTTAGTTTAGCTGCTGTAGGGTTAGCGTGGTGGtgttgtgcacacacacacacacacacacacacacacacacacacacacacacacactggggttTCGTAAGGATTGTCTCTCAGTGCTTGGGTTGAAGTGTGTTTTCGTTCTTTAGTGGCCTGGAGCTGCTTGCTGCTGTACGTCCACCCGGCTGTTCGGGAAACGTTTGCACGTCACGCATGAACGATGTTAggacgtttttttttgtttggtgcGCGGTCGCTGAACCGATGCCGCCCGTGCACGCGCTTAGAAATTTACAAACACAATCTTGAATTGATAATCAAGTAGTTGCACATCCCGATAAAATCACTGATCGTTAGGAATCACTGCCTTATCGAGATAATATTCATGCCtggtttttaatatatatatatatctcatatGTTCTGTTATCTTTAtgcctgtgtgtttgtttgtttgttttttttgttaacataTCAGTTCTTTTTGGCATCTCTGTATTATCAATCACACGTATCATCTTTCACATCCGTCCATCATATCAATTACCCATGAGGCCACTTTCTGCATTTTTCTgctcatttacacacagtttCATGCCAACGAGAAGCTCTATGATGAATTTCAAACTTTGGCCAatgctttttatattttggccaaaaatcaaacttttttaattttttttgttacattaaaaaaattttttttaacatttcgtGCCATTGCCGTGTTCGTCGTGCGTTCAGTCTACCAAAGCTGTTGCCATAACAACATCGAACAAGATTACGGCTAGCAGACGTCGACTGCACAGCCGTCCGTTTGGAACGACTCGGCGCGTGACTGAACTGTAAATCCGTGTCTTGGCGTCCAGGCTGGATCCTGGGAATCCGTGTTTGAACACCGGGAAGCTGTTTGTGGCCTTAATCTTCTGTTAGTGCCGCTTCCAAAGCCAAAGTGGGCTCGCTCCGTCGCGTTACGCCTCCTCGCTGTGCCTCGCCGTTTCGATTCCGCACAAACGTTTGCTGGATGAacgtttgtttgtatttgtccACGCCGTCTCAAGAGTCTCTGAAGGATTCCGCCGTCGGACCTCGTGTCCGCTGACGAGATTCAGAGGAACTTGTTTCTGTTCTCGGCGTAGCGAGGATCATTTCTGAGAAGCATCAGCTAGAGCTGGGCGATGACGATAATCAACACTTTGATCGATAACATTTCGTTTCTTCCCAAAACTGTTCGTCTCCGTTTGTCCAATCAGATGCAAGGCAgagttctgacactggagactccttccatacatgttagtctccttacagaaaacgtcactaTGTCAGCGGTTACACTCGTTTGTTTACTCCGTTTACGTGAAGCGTCTGatcgtacacgtccctgtgatcgagctgttactatagaaacgataacataaacctgaactactgtcagagctgctgttatagaaaactaatcaactccttctgaccaatcagttttTCATATGTTGTTGAACAAATACAGTAGAGACTCGATCCAGACTCGATCCATATGAACGTCTCCATGCTAAACGAATTTTATGATACACATAGTGGAGATTTCCGAACTGGAAGCTGCTTGTTGCTCAATCGTGTGCACGTTAAACGAACCAAAACAAGTTTTATTTCCTTGAGAACGCCAAAAATAGCACAAGCGACGAAATCAGGTGTGTGCGCTACGATTTTGTGACCTCGATTTTGTATCGACGAGAACAGCTTCGCAGAACGGAAAGGTGGTTTTCAGTCGTTTGTATGGAAGGACGTGTCCGGCGCGCGTCCGCAGCATTTACAACCGAACCGAATGTTGCCATACGGTAAAGCGATCTGTATTTGCTCTTCCGTTTGAGTTCACACTAAACAAAACCTcgctgctctcactgctgtccATCCAGACGCTGTACGACTTCCATCACTGTATGAAGTGCATCACTGCTGACTGCACTGATCTGTGTGACCGTTCCAGGGTTGTTGGTTTGCGTTtaaatgtttcactttttttttttttttttttttttttgaaagcgtCCAAACTTTCATCAGGCTGGAAAACACCTTTTCAGCAACGGAGCAATACAGTTGTGACTGGTCGCTTCCAGCTTTTATCAGCGTTCACTTAACCAAAGTCTGAcgctttttttaatgtttttttttttctttttttctttctttctttttttaacaaaacaaccTGCCGTTTGTGTTCATACATCCTGCCATACGTCTGACAATCGGGAGTTCTTCACAGCTGAGAGCCTGccaacttttcttttcttttctttttttttttaaagaaaaggcCCAGACAGTCATCATGGGTAAAACTGAAgtcacttttattatttgtcttttattatgtttctttctttttttttccagcctgTTACACTTTTTCTGatgtctttaaatgtgtatttttttatcagCACAAtctcttcagaaaaaaaaaaaaaaaaagtataggaTAAAAGGATCAAATTCCAAATCTGAAATATAAACCGGTGCAGagagtattttttattttataaatcactttgtgtataaaaaaaaaacgatttcTGTATCGTTTTGATGATTTCTCTCTGTTCAGATATTTCTATTGGATTACAATCtgaatgatgaataaataataataatatgtacacgtgtcctttttttctgcagtttatGGGAAATCCTGATCTTTAGATCTTTtgtataaaagttatttttattagttattattttattattagtatttattgCAGACTCAGCAAGAACGATGCACACACTGAtctgtaaaaaaattacatttttagtgTATAATTTCCATCCTTagtatatagttttatttttgaatattttatatgaattgCCTAAtagttaatataaattattgcaaatatttcattggaattaattttatacactgtaacttatcattattttatagtGATTGATATAAATCATAAACtaattgctgattttttttatataattttgggGAGGGgggtgtaaattttttttttctttaaataaatgatatgcAACATTTATAGAATTCTGTTTTCCCAAAATCACTCGTTCATTCTTCAACAGCCAAGGGCTGAATTATTTACACACTCGTCATATTTTCCCCCAGTAATTCCAGTACAATATAACAAtctcaaattttatttttttttttactctaaatCTTTGCTATTAaaccacaaaaataaacaggatcGTGATGTAACCGTGCCGACATTTCACAAAGCacagttttctgtattttaaaaagaagcTTTCAGTAAATTTACGCTAAAATCATACAGGACAGTAAGACAATCAGATGCACTCTGTAGATGTACACACTTAAACAAATCCTACTGTAACataatttatatttcatataatatataatatatatatataaacctggTCCAAACTTACTTgcatcagagagacagcagcatGTCAAAGCCGCACGTCATGATTTAAGCCCTGCAtataaagagagtgagagagtgtgtgtgtgtgtgtgtgtgtgtgtgtgtgtgtgtgtgtgtgtgtgcgtgtcatgTGTACATGGCTCCATGAAGATCCTCCAGACGGTGGTCTCTTTGTCTTCTCcggtcctacacacacacacacacacacatttcttaatGTTACTAATGCAATCACTTTTTTAATAGAACTGAAAGTAATTCTGTTCATTATTGAGCttaatgacacacacaaacacacacacactgtgtgctgCATCTATCTGTTCACTCAAGCATCTCTCCATCctctcatccatccatcttacTTATCTTTCCATCCACATATCCGCCCACCCGTCCATCCATTTAGCCACTTATCTACTCATCCTTCCACTTATTCATCATTTCATCCATCTACTTGTCcactcatctatccatccattgaGCTACTCATCCACTTGTCTTCCAATCTATCCATCTTCTGTTTCCATTCATTGTCAGTGATATTAGAACTCTGGCCCGAGCTTTCTCTTTAATTATTTAGGGAAGCTaagctcagctctctctctgtgtgtgtgtgtgtgtgtgtgtgtgtgattattaaacaaattacaTACTCTCAGCATCATTCACTGCTGTGTAATGAGAGTTTGTTCTGCCCTCACACACCCACGTGCACTCATACACGACAGTTaatgagctgaatcaggtgtgtgagagcaggacacacactgagacacgcAGGACAGGGGGTGGAGCCTGCACCACAGGGGGTGGAGCCTGTACCACAGGGGGTGGAGCTTGCACCACAGGGGGGTGGAGCCTGTGACATGAGGTGATTAAGATGATGTCTGAACTGATTATTACAGCAACTGTGTGCTTGTTTTGGTAGTTCTGGCagtcacatgactgtgtgtgtgtgtgtgtgtgtgtgtgtgtgtgtgtgtgtgtgtgtgtgtgagagtgtaaaaTGATTAGAGACAGTGGGTTTGCTCACCTTGTCCTTTTTAAACTGCTCGTAGTCGGGGTTGTCTGTGGGCAGCTCGAGTCGACACAGAGGACACGAGTTGGTCTGAAATAAACAGCTCTTATGTtgatttcacaaaacaaaagataCACACTGTAAcggtcatgtgtgtgtgtgtgtgtgtgtgtgtgtgtgtgtgtgtgtgtctttccctgtctgtctctgtgaaTCCTTCTGTCCCTATCTGtatctgtccgtctctctctctctctctctctctctctctctctctgtgtctctgtttacttccatctgtctctgttcatctctctgtgtctctctgtggtTCTCAATTCAATTCTTCCTGggttattttttctgtttctttaatttttgaATAGTTAAACTGAATTGTTGAATTgagttgatgttttttttactaGATAGTGCATGGGGTCGCTCTCTGGGTGTTTTCTCCTGTAAGTGGAAGTGTTGTGATGGTAGCTATCTGCCGGCGTGTCTGAAAGATGGAACCAGAACTTCGCTGTTCTCTTCTGGATTTCTGCTAGGAGGGGGAACCTGCCCGGTTCTGCCCTGCAGCCGCGACTAGGGGCGTTTCTGTGGATTCCCAAGATGTTTTTGCAGAATTCAAGGGGGAAAATTTCAACAGGGTTTTGGTCCCATTTGTTTGTAGTTTAGTTTAAATTTGGGGCCCCAGATTTCACCGCCATACAGAAGAATGGGTTTGATGATGCTATTGAAGATTTTCAGCCACAGTTTAATGGGTGGGTTGAATTTGAACAGAGGTTTTCTTATACTGTAAAAAGCCCCGCGTGCCTTATCCCTCAGATCTTCTACTGCAGTAcagaactctctctctgtctcctctgttcatctctctgtgtctctctctctgtctccatttacttccatctctgtctctgttcatctctctctctctctctctctttctttctttctgcctctgcctctctctctctctctctctccgtccctCACCTTTCCCAGCCAGGGCAGGATGCAGCTGGAGTGGAACAGATGTTTGCAGGGCATCTCCCGCACCGTCTCCTGCTCCTCGAACTCCAGTAGACACACAGGACACTTCAGGCCTTTATCTACTCAAACAGagtcaatcacacacacacacacacacatctgagacGCACGCACAACCCTCGGGCTCTGTCTCAAACCACCAAACACAGTGAAAAGCTAATGACAGTCCTCAGCCAAGACGCTTCAGCGCAGGAGGGAAAAGTCCTGCACGGTTCAGAAGGTTGTGGTGAAGATTGTGGTGAAGGTTGTGGTGAAGGTTGTGGTGAAGGTTGTGGTGAAGGTTGTGGTGTTCTGATGGTGCTCCACGTTACCTGCTTGCTGTGGGGATATGACGAGCTGAGGAAGACTCTGCACTACGCGTTTGGCTGCAGGAGGAGGAAGACGCTGATCCCACTCGGAAACATCCAGAGATCCAAAGTCCACGTCCAAACCCTGCATCAGAGAcctgaaggaagaaaaaaacaaaaaaaaacagatgaagtGGGTATCACAGTTACCACAATCTAaagtacacacactgcacacagacacataaatACAGGAACTTCTCAGAACAACAACTAAAACCTtagtatctgtctctctataagaataatacactatatggccaaaagtatgtgcaccccctgcccatcacacccatatgagcttGCTGAACATGCCGTTCCAAAACCATGTGCATTAACATGGACTCGGCtgctagatgttggagcgtggctgtggggatttgtgttcattcagctacaagagcattagtgaggtcaggcgctgatgttgggtaaggagtctccagttccagttcatcccaaaggtgttcagtggggttgaggtcagggctctgtacaggacactcgagttcttagCTCGGTGATGCTACAGCGCACAGAGActttctatacaactgtgtgatTCCAACTTTATTTGAGGAAATCGTACACAGAGGTGTGAGGGTGAGGGCTCCACATACTTTTACCATACAGTGTGTTAGGTGTGACCTAACAGGCCACATGTGAGagtgcacaggtgtgtgtgtgtgtgtatgtgtgtgtaagaatgtgtgggagtgtttatgtgtgtatgtgtgagagagtgtatgtttgtgagagtgtgtgagagtgtgtgagcgtgtgtgtgtgtgtgtgtgtgtgtgaaagtgtgtatgtgtgtgtgtgagagtgtgtgagggtgtgtgtgtgaaagtgtgtatgtgtgtatgtgtgtgtgtgtgtgagggtgtgagagtgtgtaatgaCCTGGCCAGCTCCAGCATGGCGTTCTGTCTGTACTGCTCCTCTGGGTCTGTGGGCTCACAGTCATGTTCATCAAAGTACGAGCTcatgatgaacacacacacatacacacacacacacacacttacagctcaGTCCTgcggagacacacacacacacacacacacttacagctcaGTCCTgcggagacacacacacacacttacagctcagtcctgtggagacacacacacacacacacacacacacacacagttacaaatGAGGAGTGTAAGAGCAGCCTCATTCCTCTGTATAATATTCACTAGAACCAGCTACATCACACACTTCCTCCATTTATTAACACTTTCTGCTAGTTACAGCAGATTTCTGAAATTAAACACAGTTTATATTAGCAGCTATATTAGCACTTCTGCTAGTTATTATAGGAGATATATTAGCACTTCTGCTAGTTATTATAGGAGATATATTAGCATTTCTGCTAGTTATTATAGGAGATATATTAGCACTTCTGCTAGTTATTATAGGAGATATATTAGCACTTCTGCTAGTTATTATAGGAGATATATTAGCACTTCTGCTAGTTATTATAGGAGATATATTAGCACTTCTGCTAGTTATTATAGGAGATATATTAGCACTTCTGctagttattttatatttctgacTAAAacatcaaaactctacacatttctacacttAATGTTCAGCTAGCACCATATTAGCAAACAAGCTAGTTAGTTAACTAGATTAGCTGCTCGGCTGACAGTTACATTGTCATAAAATGAGCTTTAAAAGACTAAAACAAGAGAAAATatatcatattaatgattatttatcgTTCTTAAGAAGTCTCTGACCGTCACCGGAGGATGTGTGGCTCAGTGCTGGCGATTAAAACCGGAGCTAACTCTGctgcatcatcctcatcacACGGCCCGCGTCCAAACGCCTCCTTCCTCACTACACAGGGTcactacacactgcagcagGTGACGGAGTCAACGCCCTACCGAGTGCACACTTCAAACTCACACGGAGCCGTTTGGAGCGGGGGCAGCGGATTTCGTCACTTCCGGTGTAGAGTTTCGGTTTGTAACGGAAGTGCGGCGGTTTCTATAGTTTCATTTTTccgttttgttatttaataataataataataataataataataattgttgttattgtctctgttgttgttgttgttgttattattattattattattattatcattattattattattattattattattattattattattgttgttgttgttgttgttgttgttgtgcaggtgaatatagtttttttttaaacaattaatttcACAGTTATCTTTGTCTGTGGATTGCTGAttaagttttatttcatttacattcatttatgcaaatgcaaatttagaaattaaaatgttatttcttgTGAGCAAAATCTCAAAAAATTacttctttattatttaatcaagaAATTAACATGCACAAAAAGGCCATTTTTCCAGAATAAAATTTAACACAAATTCTACAGTGATCATGATTTTTGgacatttatattcatttttattaaaacgcagcaaaacagacagataaagcaACTTCAGGACAAACCACTTGCAATTTCTTTCTGCAACATAAATATCAAATAGTTAAAATAATCATAGCATAAatagcaaataattaaaatagtcaaaacataaatattaaatagttaAAACGCCCAGATTAGAAAGGAAGAGAGGTTTTAAGTTAAATAATAAAGgctaattattttattctgtaagCGAGAACACTGTCAAGTATAATTATTGTTAGTTTCCTGGTTAAGGTCCTTCATTTCCACAGACGCTGGATCCTGAGAGAAACATCAGCGATCTCGGACCTGATCATTTTTCAGTCACGTGTGGCGTTGCTTCATGGACTAAATGTTCATTTCACTGCTTATTacttaagaaaagaaaaggtagaagcaggaaaaggaggaaaaacaaatcagaCGCAGAAATGGATCTATTTTCAACGTGAAATTCACGACTACGGTCTCTGAGCTAGTGTTTCTCCTAGTAGCCTAAGCTAGTGGTTCTTTTATCTTGACTTGGACACAAAAGCATTAGCGCAACTCAAGCTTCAGTCTTCCATGCAAATGATTAAACTCAGAATAAAATTAGCTTGTATCTTTTAgcttgtcgcttgctagtgtgcTAATAGCTTTTAACATTACGATGTATTTTTTTCGCAACACTCTAAGAAGCGAGTGAAAGACGGTCAGATCCAGAGGTACCACTTCATCAGCACAGATGTCTGAAGACACATCTGGAGTAAACACCGAACTCTTGTGTTTAGTGACTCCATGAACAGTGACGTTTTTCTAAACATCTTGAGAAGAAATCAAATCCAcgagcatcatcatcatcagaaccAGTGCTTACGGGTCccagtgatgatgacgatgaggaggatgatgatgataaccAAAAACATTGCACAACAAATCCCTTTCCGAATCCAGTTCCTCTGATGCTGATTCTCAACAGGTCTCCTTGTTGTCTTTGCAAAGTTCTTACTCTGAAACAAGAGAAGCACAATCACAAGATTAAGGACTACATCTGGATAAAGCAGCTTTCCAACAAACCAGAGGAAGAACACCTGAAGACTCAGAAGGAAACCGGTGCTCTAgagggattataaatcattagagGCCTGGgatgagcaacaggacagtctttatgattacagcaggaACAAATCTACAGTCTTCATACGTGATGAGAAAGAAAATCTAggaacatctcacacacacacgcacacacttcaGTAGCTTTTCCGCTCTCTGGTCCAGCTCGTCTAGGGTTTCCCTGCGCTCTTCGGTCCTGATCAGGTTCTCGTGCATGATGACCCGAACCTCCTCCACATCCTGCTGAAACTGCTGCAGCAGGCTTTGACTTTCAtcctgaacacaaacacaacacacaagtGAGCAAGACcaggaaactgtgtgtgtgtgtgtgtgtgtgtgtgtgagagagagagagagagaggcatatatatatatatatatatagctaacCTAAGCAAGAACAGGAACTGATTCACTGAACTGATTCacaaactttaaatgtaacaataaacagataaaaagtatgatgcttGTGATGTACACACACGTCCATAGCAGCTCTACAGGGAAACCACTAACACAACCACTAACACCTGTGCCATATGATTGAAAAGTGCAACAGTTActgaggaaggaaagaagaagaaaggagtGTAAAAGGGTAAAACTTACCATAACTGTTCGTGTTTTTCTGTGCTCTTGTTACTGACGGCTTTTAAAGGACATCTGAAAGACAGCAAAGAATGAAAGAACCTCTTGCAGCTCTGATCCTGAGGTCAGTCCTTTATttccttatgtgtgtgtgtgtgtgtgtgtgtgtgtggaggggcgTGGGTTGTTATCACCTATACTCATAGCTGTGTTTGATTATTAAAGAAATCTTTTTATACCACgtgccactgtgtgtgtgtgtgtgtgtgtgtgtgtgtgtgtgtgtgtgtgtcacgccCCTatctgggttgccagattgatgATACAGTagtttattatattacaatattaaagaAACACAGTATTTAATACTCTGTAATAAACTAAAAGGAGGACTAGTGTCTCTTGAAAagacagttttattattattattattattattattattattattattattattaaaaacttcCCAGAAATGAATtacttataaataatattaaaatgcatatttacCGATATCAACATATTAGGTTGGAAAAATTAATGGAAATTATggatttgaataaataaataaataaataaatatttttttttagttgacaTGGTGTAAAACCATTCAAACAGCACTTAATAAAGCTAAATTAATTTCAGTAGTAATTAAttgaatattataatattaataaatgaatgataaataCTCAGAaatgagtcttttttttaatttaaatagcatttaaCAAAGCTAAAGGAACTTACTTAATTGAATGAACAGTCTATtgcaatataaataatgtatacgtttatttatattataatataatatcacaaatttaccataatatgaataaataatggcATTTAGTATTCTTCAGCTTTGCTTATTATTAATGTGTCTTTCTGCACAATCAGccataaaaaaaacagccaacctggcaaccctgtacTGCGTGCTGTGTACACAGAACTCACACTCCTTTGTGTCTCCagggtggtggtgtgtgtgtatgtgtgtgtgtgtgtgtgtgtgtgtgcaggaggagCTTTACATGCTTTATCTCACCAGCATTGTTCCTCAgtacactttcactttcacagtACAGAGAGGGAAAAACCCAGCGAAGGAAAATCCCAGCCCAGAGAACAATCCCACTGGATTAGAGCGTTGCATCACTCTGGAATTTCCTCCCTTAAAAAGATTTCCAAACTGTGATTTCCTCAAATCTGTCAAtttatcataatcataatctgtctatttaatcataatcataatcataatcacaaTGGGATTCTGAGTCTCCTATAATatcatgtcccaaagtgttttattcctcttataccacagcaatttaacaaCGATTAcgatttttatataattaaataacgtcacgtcatactttttatccatttatagttatgtttaatgttgtggaacatccatgaaacaagttagttcctgttctcacttacgttatagcagctataaacagtcattccgcTTAACCAGACTCTCCTGAAGCTTAGAGCTTGTTAGTTGTCACGTCATTTGGTTCAAAATGGCCGACAAGCACTACATCAGCCCCAGCGCATCACATGatcactgatcactgatcactgatcactcacaggtgtttcttgttgcacCTAATTAGCACCTCTAATTAAGTtctggtttctgtgtgtttc includes:
- the rnf181 gene encoding E3 ubiquitin-protein ligase RNF181 gives rise to the protein MSSYFDEHDCEPTDPEEQYRQNAMLELARSLMQGLDVDFGSLDVSEWDQRLPPPAAKRVVQSLPQLVISPQQADKGLKCPVCLLEFEEQETVREMPCKHLFHSSCILPWLGKTNSCPLCRLELPTDNPDYEQFKKDKDRRRQRDHRLEDLHGAMYT